From one Conexivisphaerales archaeon genomic stretch:
- a CDS encoding VOC family protein → MERIVSGSKTEKAPGVAEVELIVKDLEAEVSFYQELGLKLRKKGLYEDLTFAEMGTENSAVLKLVQDKNAMPAPTRMAGLYHFAILLPDRKSLGEAYLRIGNKGIPFDGYADHGVSEALYLSDPEGNGIEIYADKPREKWAFDSKNQIQMTTKPLDIDSILTETKGNRKPNDVFPEGTRIGHIHLKVTDLQRSLEFYTSRLGLELTQKIYSAAFLSYSHYHHHVGMNTWESLGGPARRTGFTGLEQFTLVADSDAMKKIGFDDKIKTFSDPDGIKIILTAP, encoded by the coding sequence TTGGAAAGAATCGTTTCAGGCAGTAAAACGGAAAAGGCTCCAGGGGTCGCTGAGGTAGAACTTATTGTCAAAGATTTGGAAGCAGAGGTATCATTCTATCAGGAACTTGGTCTGAAGCTCAGGAAGAAGGGTTTGTATGAAGATCTGACTTTTGCTGAGATGGGAACAGAGAATTCTGCCGTGCTAAAGCTAGTGCAGGATAAAAATGCCATGCCAGCCCCGACAAGAATGGCTGGACTCTATCATTTCGCTATATTGCTCCCCGATAGAAAGAGCCTTGGTGAAGCATACCTGAGAATAGGTAACAAGGGAATACCCTTTGATGGATATGCTGATCATGGCGTAAGCGAAGCCCTCTACCTCTCCGACCCGGAAGGAAACGGAATTGAAATATATGCAGACAAACCGAGAGAAAAGTGGGCCTTTGATAGTAAGAATCAGATACAAATGACTACGAAACCTTTGGATATCGATTCTATACTGACCGAAACAAAAGGGAACAGAAAACCGAACGATGTGTTTCCCGAAGGTACAAGAATAGGGCACATACACCTGAAGGTGACCGATCTGCAAAGGTCATTGGAATTCTATACCAGCAGGTTGGGTCTAGAGCTTACACAGAAAATTTATTCAGCCGCATTTCTTTCATATTCCCACTATCATCATCATGTTGGTATGAATACATGGGAGAGCTTGGGTGGCCCAGCTAGAAGAACAGGATTTACTGGTCTTGAACAATTCACCCTAGTGGCTGACTCTGATGCTATGAAAAAGATAGGCTTTGACGATAAAATTAAGACATTCAGCGACCCTGACGGTATAAAGATAATATTGACTGCACCATGA
- a CDS encoding pirin family protein, with protein MTYRRIERILSSRPTIEGAGVRLRRAFGGPDMAPLFDPFLLLDDFGSRFPHEYLSGFPWHPHRGIQTVTYLLKGEVHHEDSTGTKGVIKSGDIQWMSAGSGIFHAEMPKPLLKPDTDEIMDPEVRGYQLWINLHSSQKMSDPAYRNLTNEGTPKVELDDGTVVRVIAGEVKRIPGVGNITGPVRDTNADVKYLDVSMPDHSDVTFTVKDGYTTFVYLLDGEARFGSEEMINVGSRNVILYERSGDSIRVVTGEQRARFLLISGRPLHEPVAWYGPIVMNSNEQLVRALEELRNGSFIKKKATSYDYFRY; from the coding sequence ATGACGTACAGAAGAATTGAAAGAATATTGAGCAGTAGACCAACAATCGAAGGAGCTGGTGTCAGATTAAGAAGGGCCTTCGGAGGTCCTGACATGGCTCCTCTTTTCGATCCCTTCCTTTTGCTGGACGACTTTGGCTCTCGCTTCCCTCATGAATATCTGTCAGGATTCCCATGGCATCCACACAGAGGTATACAGACTGTTACATACCTGCTCAAGGGAGAAGTGCATCACGAAGATAGTACTGGTACAAAGGGAGTAATTAAGTCTGGAGATATTCAGTGGATGTCAGCAGGAAGCGGTATATTCCATGCGGAGATGCCTAAACCTTTGCTCAAACCCGATACCGATGAAATAATGGACCCTGAGGTTAGAGGATACCAGCTTTGGATAAACCTTCATTCATCACAAAAGATGAGCGACCCAGCTTATAGAAATCTGACGAACGAAGGAACCCCAAAGGTAGAGCTAGATGATGGTACAGTCGTTAGGGTTATTGCAGGGGAAGTCAAACGTATACCTGGCGTAGGTAACATCACCGGGCCTGTCAGGGATACGAATGCTGATGTCAAGTATCTTGATGTCAGTATGCCAGATCATAGCGATGTGACATTCACAGTAAAAGATGGCTACACAACCTTTGTTTACCTGCTTGACGGAGAAGCAAGATTCGGGTCGGAAGAGATGATAAATGTAGGCAGTAGAAATGTTATTCTTTACGAAAGAAGTGGTGACAGCATTAGAGTTGTAACTGGGGAACAAAGAGCGAGGTTTCTGTTAATCTCGGGTAGACCCTTGCATGAACCTGTTGCTTGGTATGGTCCAATAGTTATGAATTCTAACGAACAGCTCGTGAGAGCTCTGGAAGAACTGAGGAATGGAAGCTTCATAAAGAAGAAGGCTACGTCTTACGACTACTTCAGGTATTGA
- a CDS encoding DUF2877 domain-containing protein: MILAATYLGKPLKNLGVSYGYIHSVYDKTLNLILSNRLVVLSSRGSNRGPFTINVNLPDSLSFKSLNLKEGSAVAYSSGYLYIDGQTLIVDTNRAEPYDPSIRVYQYSKETLEQNINSVKDLVLSEGSPEGVRDILKLLDDPSSGNSNATATRALPYVKALIPAVKQKDEINIQNNLERLIGLGVGTTPACDDMLCGMMLVMKTFAQSAPVLSSSIELFCSLARYLSFERTTRVSQEYILYASLGLANEASKNAAEALFLQKDGSLRSKFERLFDIGESSGTDTAVGMVLGAELCKENS, encoded by the coding sequence TTGATTCTAGCCGCAACATACCTGGGAAAGCCTCTGAAGAATCTTGGCGTTTCATACGGCTATATTCACAGCGTTTATGATAAAACTCTGAACCTTATCCTTTCAAACAGGCTTGTGGTATTGAGCTCCAGGGGCTCAAACAGGGGTCCATTCACAATAAACGTGAACCTGCCTGATAGCCTTTCTTTTAAGTCCTTGAATCTGAAAGAAGGTTCTGCAGTGGCATATTCATCTGGCTATCTGTATATCGACGGCCAGACCTTAATAGTAGATACGAACCGTGCGGAGCCGTACGACCCTTCCATCAGGGTATATCAGTACAGCAAAGAAACGCTAGAGCAGAATATCAACTCTGTCAAAGACCTGGTATTAAGCGAAGGGTCGCCAGAAGGGGTAAGGGACATTCTGAAGCTGTTGGATGATCCATCATCCGGTAACTCCAACGCGACTGCAACTCGCGCTTTGCCTTATGTGAAAGCTCTTATTCCAGCAGTGAAGCAAAAAGATGAAATCAATATTCAGAACAATCTAGAACGCCTGATAGGGTTGGGCGTTGGAACAACTCCAGCCTGCGACGACATGCTGTGCGGCATGATGCTTGTGATGAAAACCTTCGCACAGTCAGCTCCGGTTCTGAGTAGCAGTATCGAACTCTTTTGCAGTCTGGCTCGGTATCTATCTTTTGAAAGGACGACAAGAGTTTCGCAGGAATACATATTGTATGCTTCCCTAGGACTGGCGAACGAAGCTTCAAAAAATGCAGCAGAAGCACTTTTTCTGCAAAAAGATGGCTCACTTCGTTCAAAATTCGAAAGATTGTTCGATATTGGTGAATCTTCAGGTACAGATACTGCAGTCGGTATGGTTCTAGGGGCTGAGCTTTGTAAAGAAAACTCCTGA
- a CDS encoding ABC transporter ATP-binding protein, which translates to MSVSAVEAEDLTKAYGDILAVEGINLQINKGEIFGLIGPNGSGKTTTVKILSTLLPPTRGYAKILGYVLGKEDRKIRERIGVVQQVESYESNLTVERSLDVYGMLWNIPRKERRAKVNEVLAAFDLSSYRTKRVSELSVGLRRRLQVAREFLHEFELLFLDEPTVGLDPLAKRSLLRMLKSRTQKGLTVLLTTNMLDEAEYLCSRIAILNGGRLGIIGTPAELKARYGGFKTVEVYVTAGDINALAKSLSNYAEPGSVSVSEDSTIKIYTKDPESTFAEVLKAADKMQITLGSVSIKEPTLEQAFINYVESWVKT; encoded by the coding sequence GTGTCTGTGTCCGCAGTCGAGGCCGAAGACCTGACCAAAGCATACGGAGACATCCTTGCTGTGGAAGGAATAAACTTGCAGATAAACAAGGGAGAAATCTTCGGGCTGATAGGCCCTAATGGCTCAGGAAAGACAACTACTGTCAAAATACTTTCCACACTTCTACCCCCCACCAGAGGATATGCGAAGATACTGGGTTATGTTCTTGGAAAAGAGGACAGAAAGATCAGAGAAAGAATAGGGGTTGTACAGCAGGTTGAAAGCTATGAATCTAACCTTACAGTTGAGAGAAGCCTAGATGTTTACGGTATGCTCTGGAATATTCCTAGGAAGGAAAGAAGAGCAAAGGTGAATGAAGTGTTAGCTGCGTTCGACCTTTCCAGTTACAGAACAAAGAGAGTCTCCGAGCTCTCCGTCGGCCTAAGGAGAAGGCTTCAGGTGGCCAGGGAGTTTCTGCATGAGTTTGAATTGCTCTTTCTTGATGAACCAACTGTTGGGCTAGATCCTCTGGCAAAGAGGTCTCTGCTCAGGATGTTAAAATCACGCACGCAGAAGGGATTGACAGTGCTATTAACGACAAATATGCTTGATGAAGCTGAATATCTTTGCAGCAGGATTGCGATCTTGAACGGCGGTAGGCTTGGGATAATAGGAACCCCTGCTGAGCTGAAGGCGAGATATGGTGGGTTCAAGACTGTCGAAGTCTACGTAACAGCAGGCGACATCAACGCATTGGCCAAGTCCTTGAGCAATTATGCAGAACCTGGGTCTGTCTCGGTCAGCGAGGACTCAACGATAAAGATCTATACCAAAGACCCTGAATCTACTTTTGCAGAAGTACTGAAGGCTGCAGATAAGATGCAGATAACACTGGGTTCAGTATCAATCAAAGAGCCCACTCTGGAGCAGGCCTTCATAAACTACGTGGAATCCTGGGTGAAAACATGA
- a CDS encoding ABC transporter permease, giving the protein MNRVLRLVLRDLITFNRSLLVVQFLLPLFLLFVAGFAFKSLIPPFVNGNMKVSYQQFLGVGLIGLTAMNGSLLAGTLLWTDKRHSMYEQILLGPFSRSDYALSKVFSSTLIGLIGALIVASLSYLLIGGFLLTVDGLLIAIAVIVLDAILFGSIAFIIASFVRSLEAFEGIFNFLLIFLTFVSSLLYPLNTLPGALKYVVLVNPLTYAIDALRFALLGMNSGYLIIEILLLSAETIVVLILAFLSINRHSSAD; this is encoded by the coding sequence ATGAACAGAGTCTTGAGGCTAGTGCTAAGAGACCTGATCACTTTTAACAGAAGTCTGTTGGTGGTTCAGTTCCTTCTTCCCCTCTTTCTCCTGTTCGTTGCAGGCTTCGCGTTCAAGTCGTTGATTCCTCCGTTTGTAAATGGAAACATGAAGGTCTCGTACCAGCAGTTCTTAGGTGTAGGACTGATAGGATTGACAGCTATGAACGGTTCGTTGCTAGCAGGTACATTGCTTTGGACAGACAAAAGACACTCGATGTATGAGCAGATACTTCTTGGTCCATTCAGCAGGTCTGATTATGCTTTGTCCAAGGTATTCTCGTCTACCCTCATAGGATTGATAGGAGCACTAATTGTAGCATCACTGTCTTACTTATTGATCGGTGGTTTCTTGTTAACCGTGGACGGTTTGCTCATAGCGATAGCTGTTATAGTGCTTGATGCTATCCTCTTCGGTTCTATAGCATTCATAATCGCTTCGTTTGTCAGATCACTTGAGGCCTTCGAAGGTATCTTTAACTTCCTTCTTATCTTCCTGACGTTCGTCAGCTCTTTGCTCTATCCACTGAACACTCTGCCAGGGGCACTCAAGTATGTTGTGTTAGTAAACCCGTTAACTTATGCCATCGATGCATTACGGTTTGCACTGCTTGGAATGAATTCTGGTTATCTCATAATAGAGATTTTGTTGCTGAGCGCAGAAACCATCGTTGTCTTGATTTTGGCCTTCTTGTCGATCAATAGACATTCCTCAGCAGACTGA
- a CDS encoding AsnC family transcriptional regulator: MGKNSMLPQLDDVDTRIIALLSRDSRMHYKDIAKNVGVSIPTVKERVCRLVELGVIKKFTIIVDQEKLWGRVKAVIFSQSTLNDVEKMKEKMNENEQIRAAYFVTGDKQVMIYVEVDSLKGISELITKHLQEDLGLSNPTSVMITQTLKEDYEVKLRANSALEIRCDFCKTIIYGKPLIEYIDGVRYYFSAKECAEAYKARLNNGKRK, encoded by the coding sequence ATGGGTAAAAACTCAATGTTACCGCAGCTAGATGATGTAGATACAAGAATTATAGCGCTTCTCAGTCGAGATAGCAGAATGCACTATAAGGATATAGCTAAGAATGTAGGGGTAAGCATACCAACAGTCAAGGAGAGAGTTTGCAGACTTGTGGAGCTAGGAGTCATAAAGAAATTCACGATAATAGTCGACCAAGAGAAACTGTGGGGCAGGGTCAAGGCTGTCATCTTTTCACAGTCCACCCTTAATGATGTGGAGAAGATGAAAGAGAAAATGAACGAAAATGAGCAGATACGTGCAGCTTACTTTGTCACTGGCGATAAACAAGTGATGATTTATGTTGAGGTAGACAGCCTCAAAGGAATCAGTGAGTTGATTACAAAGCATCTTCAAGAAGACCTGGGATTGTCAAACCCTACTTCAGTAATGATAACTCAAACCCTCAAAGAGGATTATGAAGTAAAGCTTAGAGCTAATTCAGCATTGGAGATTAGATGTGATTTTTGCAAGACCATAATATATGGTAAGCCTTTGATCGAATACATAGATGGGGTAAGATACTACTTTTCTGCCAAGGAATGTGCAGAGGCTTACAAAGCTCGACTGAACAACGGTAAACGGAAATAG
- a CDS encoding hydroxymethylglutaryl-CoA reductase, degradative — translation MDSQVKLYKMTMQERIDQVKRFSGLTDEEALAIYSMNGLSRDLADRMIENVIGAIQVPMGIATNFIINGREVLVPMAIEEPSVVAAASNAAKMARAKGGFRASATAPIMIGQIQVIGVADPYAAAQRVIEQSRKLIEICNSTNPTLVKVGGGALEVRAKVINTIRGSMLIVEIDVDCRDAMGANTVNTMAETLAPYIESLTGGKVKLRIISNLAVKRLARAWAIFDKESLGGEEVVDGILDAYAFAEADPFRCTTHNKGIMNGITAVTLATGNDTRAIEAGAHAYACRNGRYESLTKYAKDGEGNLVGSIELPIAAGILGGATSTHPAAKAAIKILGVKTAQELAQVMASVGLAQNLAALRALAVEGINRGHMKLHARNLAILAGATPDMVDEVVSRIGIGHAVTYDVVAEIVKELKERKKATQ, via the coding sequence ATGGACTCTCAGGTCAAGCTGTACAAGATGACAATGCAGGAGAGAATCGACCAAGTAAAGAGGTTCTCAGGACTGACGGATGAAGAGGCTCTGGCAATTTACTCGATGAATGGTTTAAGTCGTGATCTCGCTGACAGGATGATAGAGAATGTTATAGGAGCCATACAAGTACCGATGGGAATAGCTACGAATTTTATCATAAACGGTAGAGAGGTTCTTGTTCCGATGGCTATAGAGGAGCCAAGCGTTGTTGCAGCTGCTAGTAACGCAGCAAAGATGGCTAGAGCAAAGGGTGGATTCAGAGCCAGCGCTACTGCACCAATAATGATAGGACAGATACAGGTAATAGGAGTAGCTGACCCATATGCGGCTGCTCAACGAGTGATTGAGCAGTCAAGAAAGCTGATAGAGATCTGCAATTCAACAAACCCTACTCTGGTCAAGGTGGGTGGTGGTGCCCTTGAAGTTAGGGCCAAGGTGATAAACACCATCAGGGGTAGCATGCTTATTGTTGAGATAGATGTTGATTGCAGAGATGCGATGGGAGCTAACACCGTCAACACCATGGCCGAAACGCTTGCTCCTTACATAGAATCCTTGACTGGAGGTAAGGTCAAACTCAGAATTATATCTAATTTGGCGGTCAAAAGGTTGGCTAGAGCCTGGGCTATATTTGACAAGGAAAGTCTTGGAGGTGAAGAAGTCGTTGATGGGATACTTGATGCATATGCTTTTGCAGAAGCTGATCCATTCCGCTGCACGACTCATAACAAAGGAATAATGAACGGGATTACTGCTGTTACACTTGCAACAGGAAACGACACCAGAGCAATAGAAGCTGGAGCTCATGCGTACGCGTGTAGAAACGGCAGATATGAATCCCTAACGAAATATGCAAAAGATGGCGAGGGGAATCTTGTAGGCAGCATCGAGCTTCCGATCGCTGCAGGAATACTGGGCGGAGCTACATCTACACACCCAGCTGCCAAAGCAGCGATAAAGATACTTGGAGTCAAAACCGCACAGGAACTGGCTCAGGTGATGGCTTCTGTAGGACTTGCGCAGAACCTTGCAGCGCTTAGAGCTCTTGCTGTGGAAGGAATCAACCGTGGCCACATGAAGCTTCATGCCAGGAACTTGGCTATACTTGCAGGTGCAACTCCGGATATGGTCGATGAAGTAGTCTCCAGAATTGGTATAGGACACGCAGTTACATATGATGTTGTTGCAGAAATAGTAAAAGAACTGAAGGAGAGAAAGAAGGCTACTCAGTAG
- the meaB gene encoding methylmalonyl Co-A mutase-associated GTPase MeaB, translating into MEDLLNRINRSDRAAISKAITIIEDELPGYEKIYREVLKKAGKAFKVGIAGPPGAGKSTLINCLTKEFRSRRFKVAVVAVDPSSPISGGAILGDRVRMLEHSLDEGVFIRSLASRGSLGGLSKATRRVISVLDAAGYDIILVETVGVGQTELDVARVADVTVVVLMPQTGDEVQAMKAGLLEIGDVFVMNKSDIEGADRAIVQIASFLAGKDGKKPPIVKTVARRCEGISLLADHLIRMKENLSKNRAASTERIAEELRQEISERMEAITSRILFDGKMIAKYAEQVSRGELDVQQAVEKIISEAMSTYY; encoded by the coding sequence ATGGAAGACCTGCTGAACAGGATAAACAGATCAGACAGAGCAGCAATATCAAAAGCGATCACCATAATTGAGGACGAACTGCCTGGATATGAAAAGATCTACAGAGAAGTGCTCAAGAAGGCGGGGAAGGCCTTCAAAGTAGGTATTGCTGGTCCACCTGGGGCTGGGAAGAGCACACTTATCAACTGCCTTACGAAAGAATTCAGGTCAAGAAGATTTAAGGTGGCGGTCGTTGCGGTCGACCCTTCGAGCCCTATTTCTGGGGGGGCGATACTGGGAGACAGGGTCAGGATGCTTGAGCATTCCCTCGACGAAGGGGTCTTCATCAGAAGTCTGGCATCAAGAGGAAGCTTGGGCGGTCTTTCTAAAGCGACAAGACGTGTAATTTCTGTTCTGGATGCAGCAGGGTATGATATAATTCTGGTCGAAACTGTAGGCGTTGGCCAGACAGAGCTGGATGTAGCTAGAGTGGCTGATGTGACAGTTGTAGTTCTCATGCCTCAAACAGGAGACGAGGTTCAGGCGATGAAGGCGGGCTTGCTGGAGATAGGAGATGTATTCGTGATGAACAAATCTGATATAGAAGGCGCTGATAGAGCCATAGTACAGATCGCGTCCTTTCTTGCTGGCAAGGACGGTAAGAAGCCGCCGATAGTAAAAACGGTAGCCAGAAGATGCGAAGGAATTAGCTTGCTCGCTGACCATCTTATTAGGATGAAAGAAAATCTGAGTAAGAATCGTGCGGCTAGCACAGAAAGGATCGCAGAAGAACTGAGGCAGGAGATATCTGAAAGGATGGAAGCCATAACGAGCAGAATCCTGTTTGACGGAAAGATGATTGCCAAGTACGCTGAGCAGGTGTCAAGGGGGGAATTAGACGTACAACAGGCAGTGGAAAAGATAATCTCAGAAGCTATGTCGACCTACTACTGA
- a CDS encoding methylmalonyl-CoA mutase family protein, which yields MKAVSESTFWEARLRRLKEKKRRTDPKLEERLEDWYKKVYLASLKKLPERKKEFLTPSNIRLKAIYTPADIEDIDPLVDIGLPGEYPYTRGIHPTMYRSRLWTMRMFSGFGAPEDTNKRLKYLLNHGETGLSIAFDMPTLYGYDADDPRAFGEVGRCGVNVSSLDDMLRIFHGIPLDKVSTSMTINAPAAVLMAMYVAVAEKQGVQKKLLRGTVQTDILKEYIAQKEWAFPPEAHMRIIRDMMVYSTREMPQWNYISISGYHIREAGANAIQELAFTLADGFAYVDLGISAGLPVDSFAPRLSFFFNCTMNFFEEIAKFRAARRIWATVMKEKYHAKDPRSLLLRFHTQTSGASLTWQQPLNNIVRTAIEALAAVLGGTQSLHTNSYDEAWALPTEKAAMIALRTQQIIAEETGVADVVDPLGGSYYLEWLTRKLEEGAYEYFDKIEKAGGVLQAIKSGFLQREIAETAYQAQKKVENGENTIVGVNAYKIRERKPIDILRIDERAQRLQIRRVKRLKETRDNKKVSEVLESLKQAFSDDTKNVMYTIIDAVKAKATLGEIMNVGREVYGGWSEPSLL from the coding sequence ATGAAGGCAGTTAGCGAATCCACCTTCTGGGAGGCCAGGCTCAGAAGATTAAAGGAAAAGAAGAGAAGAACTGATCCAAAACTCGAGGAGCGTTTGGAAGACTGGTACAAAAAAGTATACCTGGCATCTTTGAAGAAGCTTCCAGAAAGAAAAAAGGAATTCCTGACTCCATCTAACATAAGGTTGAAGGCTATTTACACTCCTGCAGATATCGAAGATATAGACCCTCTAGTTGATATAGGCCTGCCAGGAGAATACCCATACACTAGGGGTATCCACCCCACAATGTACAGAAGCAGGCTATGGACTATGCGTATGTTTAGTGGTTTCGGAGCACCTGAAGATACTAACAAGAGGCTGAAATATCTGTTGAACCACGGAGAAACCGGACTCAGCATAGCTTTTGACATGCCAACACTCTATGGTTACGATGCAGACGATCCAAGAGCGTTTGGTGAAGTGGGTAGATGTGGTGTGAACGTAAGTTCTCTGGATGACATGCTCAGAATATTCCATGGTATTCCTCTCGATAAGGTCAGCACGTCCATGACTATCAACGCACCTGCAGCGGTGCTTATGGCGATGTATGTTGCGGTAGCCGAGAAACAGGGTGTCCAGAAGAAGCTTCTAAGAGGAACAGTACAGACTGACATTTTGAAGGAATACATAGCTCAGAAAGAGTGGGCGTTTCCTCCGGAAGCGCATATGAGAATCATCAGAGATATGATGGTCTATTCTACAAGAGAGATGCCGCAATGGAACTACATAAGCATAAGCGGTTACCATATCAGGGAAGCTGGTGCTAACGCTATTCAAGAACTAGCATTCACACTCGCAGATGGATTTGCTTACGTTGACTTGGGGATATCGGCAGGCCTGCCTGTTGATAGTTTTGCTCCAAGGTTATCATTCTTTTTCAATTGCACCATGAACTTCTTTGAAGAGATAGCGAAGTTCAGGGCAGCCAGGAGGATCTGGGCGACTGTGATGAAGGAGAAGTACCACGCGAAAGATCCCCGCTCTCTCCTCTTGAGATTTCATACTCAGACATCAGGAGCTTCACTAACCTGGCAACAGCCTCTCAACAACATTGTCAGAACTGCTATTGAAGCACTAGCTGCAGTGTTAGGCGGAACGCAATCTCTTCATACCAATTCATACGACGAAGCTTGGGCCTTACCAACTGAAAAAGCAGCGATGATAGCTCTCAGAACACAGCAGATTATAGCAGAAGAAACTGGTGTAGCGGATGTCGTTGACCCGTTAGGAGGTTCTTATTACTTGGAGTGGCTTACAAGAAAGCTGGAGGAAGGAGCTTATGAATACTTCGATAAGATAGAGAAGGCAGGCGGTGTGCTTCAGGCTATAAAGAGTGGTTTCTTGCAGAGGGAGATCGCTGAAACAGCTTATCAGGCTCAGAAGAAGGTGGAGAATGGTGAAAATACTATAGTTGGAGTGAACGCGTATAAGATAAGAGAAAGAAAGCCGATCGACATACTGAGAATCGACGAAAGAGCTCAGAGGCTTCAAATTAGAAGGGTCAAGAGGTTGAAGGAGACAAGGGATAACAAGAAGGTATCGGAGGTCCTTGAAAGTTTGAAACAGGCTTTTTCAGACGATACAAAGAATGTAATGTATACTATAATCGATGCTGTTAAGGCCAAAGCGACCTTGGGCGAAATAATGAATGTGGGTAGAGAGGTGTACGGTGGTTGGTCAGAGCCATCACTCCTGTAG
- a CDS encoding cobalamin B12-binding domain-containing protein encodes MVRAITPVAKRGSKERKIRILVAKPGLDGHDRGALVLCRAFRDAGMEVIYAGLLPTPEQVAQMAVDEDVDVVALSLLNGAHMTAFPRVKKELEKRGGDDIVVVGGGIIPDSDRKKLEKMGITGNYGPGTPLKTIIDHIVTRVKKERWKTG; translated from the coding sequence TTGGTCAGAGCCATCACTCCTGTAGCGAAAAGAGGCTCCAAGGAAAGAAAGATCAGAATACTGGTTGCGAAACCTGGACTTGACGGTCATGACAGAGGTGCGCTAGTGCTCTGTAGAGCGTTCAGGGATGCTGGGATGGAAGTGATTTATGCTGGTTTATTGCCGACCCCTGAGCAAGTAGCGCAGATGGCGGTTGATGAAGATGTCGATGTTGTGGCATTAAGCCTTCTCAACGGTGCGCATATGACCGCTTTTCCAAGGGTCAAAAAAGAACTGGAGAAGAGAGGAGGAGATGACATAGTAGTGGTAGGCGGAGGAATAATACCTGATAGTGACAGAAAGAAGCTAGAAAAGATGGGCATAACAGGGAATTATGGTCCAGGAACTCCTCTCAAGACGATTATAGACCACATAGTGACAAGGGTAAAGAAAGAGAGATGGAAGACAGGATAA
- the dapA gene encoding 4-hydroxy-tetrahydrodipicolinate synthase, translating into MRGCITAILTPFNKRYEVDYERFRSLVEFQIKNNVKGIVVAGTTGEGPTLTIDEWKKLVEIAIDCKAEVIANTGFNSTAKTLEYAQLAYDLGCRSFLMVDPYYNAPSSLEIRKEYYEPVASKYGDCKIIPYVIPGRTGTQLLPVDLAILHSAYPNIEAVKDATGSDQYSRDVRRLCGNSFNILSGDDERTFFMMTDDVIRANGVISVISNIAPGSVQRMVTHLLNNEYGRAKEIYDVLKQLFQLVTVKTEEEIRGYKVSLKFRNPVPVKTLASILGIPAGPCRRPLGRISSSALKNIIDVARSVAQNSPEVFDPVEEFFDINIEQRLNNPSYLEGLAYD; encoded by the coding sequence ATGAGAGGTTGCATAACAGCAATACTTACTCCTTTTAACAAGCGGTATGAAGTTGATTACGAACGTTTTCGAAGCTTGGTTGAATTTCAAATAAAAAACAACGTAAAGGGTATTGTTGTAGCTGGTACAACTGGCGAAGGCCCGACACTCACCATTGACGAATGGAAAAAACTCGTCGAAATTGCCATCGATTGTAAGGCTGAAGTGATAGCTAACACAGGGTTCAACAGCACTGCAAAGACGCTTGAATATGCACAACTAGCCTATGACCTAGGCTGTAGGAGTTTTCTAATGGTTGACCCATACTATAATGCACCGAGTAGTCTTGAGATACGGAAAGAGTACTACGAACCTGTAGCCAGTAAATATGGAGACTGTAAAATTATACCTTATGTGATACCCGGAAGAACTGGTACCCAGCTGCTACCTGTTGACTTAGCTATACTGCATTCTGCTTATCCGAACATAGAAGCTGTTAAGGATGCAACAGGAAGCGACCAGTATTCCAGAGATGTAAGAAGACTCTGTGGTAACTCTTTCAATATTCTTTCCGGTGATGACGAAAGGACATTCTTTATGATGACTGATGATGTCATACGTGCGAATGGTGTCATCTCTGTTATTTCAAACATTGCTCCCGGTTCAGTTCAGCGGATGGTAACTCATCTGTTGAATAATGAATATGGAAGGGCTAAGGAAATTTACGATGTGCTCAAGCAACTTTTCCAGCTAGTTACCGTGAAAACAGAAGAAGAGATTAGAGGGTATAAAGTATCCCTTAAGTTCAGAAATCCTGTACCAGTAAAGACTCTTGCCTCCATCCTAGGTATACCTGCTGGTCCTTGCAGAAGGCCTCTTGGTAGGATCAGCAGCTCAGCGCTAAAGAATATAATTGATGTGGCGAGGTCGGTAGCACAGAATTCTCCTGAAGTATTCGACCCAGTCGAGGAGTTTTTTGATATTAACATAGAACAGAGACTTAACAATCCGAGCTATCTGGAAGGTCTTGCATATGACTGA